The Paenibacillus sp. FSL W8-0426 region GCCGGAGCAGGCAGCGCAGACGTTCCGCAGCAACGCAGAGTCCATTTTGGCCAACAACAAGAAGTAGTTGAACGATGTTTTGCCCGCACCCATCGCGGGGAGGATGGAATCGAAGGCTGCCCGCGAACCGCGGGGGCCTTTGCCCGTCCCGTCCCAGTCGAGATTGAGATGCAGGTGGGGACGGCAGGCAATCCATAAAGGAGGTTTGTTACGTTGAAGCGGTATACGTCGTTGCGCAATAACTTGACCGGATACGCGTTCATCAGCCCGTTCATTATCGGCTTTTTGGGCTTTACGCTGATTCCGATGTTCGTATCCCTGTACATGTCGTTTACGAGTTACAACCTGTTTACCTCTCCGCGCTGGATCGGCATGGACAATTTCACTAAGATGTTTTTCGATGACCCGAAATACTGGAACTCAGTGAAGGTCACCTTCCTGTACGTGTTCATCGGCGTGCCGCTGAGGTTGATATTCGCCCTCTTCGTGGCGATGATCCTGAATACGGGTTCCCGCATGGTCGGCACATACCGAACGTTGTATTATCTTCCTTCCATTATCGGGGGAAGCGTGGCCGTGTCCATCATGTGGCGCAACATTTACAGCAACGAGGGTGTCATTAACAGCGCATTGACGGCAATCGGGATCGGACCGATCAGTTGGTTTGGCGATCCGAATGCGGCGCTTGTGATGCTGATCTCCCTGTCCGTTTGGCAGTTTGGTTCCTCGATGCTGATCTTCCTGGCTGGATTGAAAAATATCTCGCCGGAGATGTACGAAGCAGCAAGCGTGGATGGGGCTAACCCAGTCAGAAAGTTTTTCCGGATTACGCTTCCGCTTCTGAGCCCCATCATCCTGTTCAACATGATCATGCAAACGATCAGCGCGTTTATGACGTTTGTGCCTGCATATATCATTTCCAAAGGCGAAGGCGGCCCGATGGACGGCACGATGCTGTACTCGCTGTATCTGTTCCGCCAGGCGTTCATGTTCAACAATATGGGATACGCTTCGGCCATGGCCTGGATGATGCTGCTCATGATCGGTGTATTGACGGCAATCCTGTTCATCACATCCAAGTATTGGGTCTTCTATGAGACCGAGGGAGGGAAGAAGTAACGATGGTATGGAGAAAAGTAAAGTGGCCGGTATATCACGTATTCGTTGCTGCCCTCGCCCTGTTGATGCTGTACCCGGTGCTGTGGATGCTGTTCAGCTCCTTCAAGGAAAGCCGCACGATCTTCGTGACCGCCGAATCATTGTTCCCGACCGAATGGATCTGGAGCAACTACGCGGACGGCTGGAAGGGAACGGCAGGCAGACCATTCATGCACTATATTACGAACTCGCTCGTTATCGTGGTGATCTCCACCATCGGTGCGGTGTTGTCGTCATCACTTATCGCTTTCGGATTCGCAAGGCTGAACTTCAGAGGCCGGGGCTTCTGGTTCGGAATCATGATGTTGACCTTGATGCTGCCGCATGACGTCGTGCTCGTGCCGCAATACATCATTTTCACGAAACTCGGTTGGCTGAACACGATTTTGCCGATCGTTGTCCCTACCTTTTTCGGGATGCCGTTCTTCATCTTCCTCATGGTACAGTTCATTCGCACCATTCCGAAGGAATTGGACGAAGCAGCCACGATTGACGGTTGCGGCAAGTTCAGGCTGTATTTGCAGATCATCATGCCATTGATCAAATCCTCGCTGGCAACCGCGGCGATCTTCTCCTTCTACTGGAGATGGGAAGACCTGCTCGGACCGGTGCTGTACCTGAATTCGCCGGATAAATACACGGTGTCGATGGCGCTCAAAATGTTCCTGGACAGCGAATCCGCCTCTAACTGGGGAGCGATGTTCGCCATGTCGATCGTCAGTCTGGTTCCGGTCGTTGCCGTATTTTTCATTTTCCAGAAACAGATTGTGCAGGGAATGAGCACCAGCGGGTTGAAAGGATAATGGTGAAAACGCAACCAATTTGATCAGGGGAGGTTGTTGCCATTGAATCAAACCGGAAGTGGCCAGAACGCTGCTGTGGCGACAGCGGCAGAAGGCGACAGCGGAAGGTCTGCCAGCTGGAAGTTCAACTTCGGCCCGGGTGCCGGCGTTAACGGGTATGTCAACGTTCGCGCCGACGCCCTGTATTCGGAAAAGGTAGGGTATGGCTTCGAACCGGGTTCGCTCGTTTACGAGAAGCGGCGAGTGCTGGAGAACGGGATAGGGACCGGTGGAGGACAAGGCACGGCAGGCCAACAGGCCGAGCTTCGTTCAAGCTTCTGCATCCCGCTCAAAGCCTCGTTTCTGGTGGATGTGCCGGATGGTACTTATCAGGTGCTATTGTTAACCGGGGATGCTGCCACGGAGACGATGACGAGGGTGAAAGCAGGAGAAGGCCGATTGATGCTGCCGACTGTTCGCACATTGCCTGGACAGTGCCAGGAGCTGCGCTTCTCCGTCGTTGTACGCGGCGGGCAGCTAAGGCTTTCATTTTCAGGTCCGGCTCCGCGTCTCAATGCATTGGAAATTACGCGGGCCGATCAGACGATGACGGTATTTCTGGCGGGGGATTCCACCGTCACGGACCAGCAGGAGAGCGGGTATCCGTATTGCGGATGGGGCCAATTGCTGCCCGCGCAGTTCAAGCATGACGTAGCCGTCGACAACCATGCCCATTCGGGGCGCAGCTCGCGCAGCTTTATCGACGAAGGGCGTTTGGACGCCATCCTTGAAAAGATCAAACCCAGCGATTTTCTGTTCATCCAATTCGGACATAACGATGAAAAGCCGGACCCCGCGCGGGGAACTGAACCTTTCACGACGTATAAGCAGTATTTGAAAAAGTACATCGATGCCGCACACGAGGCTCATGCCATCCCCGTACTCATTACGCCTGTTCATCGGCGCTACTTCGGGGAAGACGGGAAGCTCACCGATACGCATGGCGATTATATCGTGGCCGTGCGGGAACTGGCGGCGGAGGAAAACGTGCCCCTGATCGATCTCGCTGAGCGAAGCCGGATATTGTTCGAGCAGGCGGGCGTGGAGGGCAGCAAAGAGGACTTTATGTGGGTGCTGCCCGGTGAGTATTTGAATTTCCCTGGAGGCGTAGAGGATAACACGCATTTTCAGGAACGCGGGGCGCACCGTCTTGCGCAGCAGGTGGCGGAAGCCATTCGCGAGCTCCGTTTGCAGCCGCTGCAGATGTATTTGCGGTAAACAAACGTTAGCTTAACCAGCCCAAAGGAGGCAGACCAAATCATGACAGATCATGCAGAAACGGCAGTTCATGACGCGAAGGGGCATGTGTTTTGGGTCATCCCCGATGGTTATATTCCGCCGGAGAGCAGCGGCTCGCTCGAAAGCCACGAGAGCATTTGCGTGCTGAATACGGGAATCCAGGATGCAGAGCTGGAGATCACCATTTTTTTTGAAGATCGCGAGCCTCTGGAACACATCAAAGCCGTCGTCCCGGGACGACGAACCAAACATATTCGCACGGCTTCCCTTCAAGCGAACGACCAAACCATTCCGGCAGGCGTGCCCTATGCCATTACGGTATCCAGCAACGTGCCGATTATCGTGCAGTACAGCCGGTTGGATACAACGCAATCCGAATTGGCATTGATGAGCGTTGTTGCCTTTCCGATCGCATAAGCAGATTATCCCTGATGTACGAAGAAGGTTCCCATTCCGGATTTCCGGACAGGAACCTTCTTTTGCTTTCAGGAGGAGTTGTACTTGTACGTGCTCGCATTCATAATGTTTACCTGCACTTCAACCTTTCCCAATTTAAAATCGGTAACGGGATTTGCCCGGTTTCGGGCATGCTTCTTCCACAATTCCGGATTGTGGCGGTATAGATGCTCGGCTAGGCCGTAAGCGTCTACGCGGCGGGATTGGGCGATCTTGAATGTATGGCGGATATCCTTTTGAATTTGCTGCGCAGCGAGCCGTTCCATTTCCCGAACGGAACTTGGTTTCCCGTGATCTTCGATGATCGATCCGTTCACCAAAGTGGTAAGGTCAAAACGAATACCGTTCCCTTCCGGTACTGCTTTGACGATCGTGCGCGGATCGCGAAGCGAAAGCGAGAGGAGCGGTACTTTTTTGTCCTCGGCATATACGTATAAAGGGTACTGGTAGACTTTCCCGTATTTGACGTATCGGGCACCGAAAGCGTGCTGTTCCTCGATCCTTCCCTGATTATGTCCGCCTGAAACGACATAGAATCCATCCGTCTGAATCAGCGGAGGTTTTCGTTCCCCTTGGACCCATGTCGTATTCACGGAGGTGATCGAGGGAACGAGAATCGTTGAGGCAGGCTCGCGGAATCCGTCCAAAAGCTGGTGCAATCGTATAGGCTCAAAGGAAGAGTACTGCTTGTACAGCTTCATCGGCTCAAACAATTCGATGGTCTGCATGGACTGGTTCAAGAGAGCAGAGGGCGATAACACTTTGTTGATCTCTTCCTTTGTTCCATAAATCCATGGTGTATACCGTAACTGGCCCGAATGCAGCAGCGTGTCGAAAATATCGGTCAGTTTGCTGTTCAGTGCGTTCTCGCTCAGCACGATTGCTTTGACATGCGTCCATAATGTTTGCTGCTGCGAACTGCGATAGAGATCGTTGATAGCCATATTCAACGTTGTTCCTTTGCCTTGCCCGATCCAGATTTCGCTATCCTCCCGCTGGCTTGGTCCCTCCTGCTTGGCTATGCTCGAAAAATCTATGACTTGTGCATATGCGATATAGTGATCCTCTGCATAATCGATACCGAGGGCCGTAATGAAATTGATGCTCTGCACTTCCTTGGAATCCCAGCATCCAGATAATGGAAGGACTGCTGCACATAGAAGTACCAGAACAAGCACTTTAGATTTCAAAGGTTCGAAGCGGTTTATGAAACGGAGCTGCGGCTGCATCATGAAGAATCCTCTCCTGTACGCGTCGAGTCCTGCGTACGCAGGGCAGCCGGGCGGTTAACCCGGTCTTTGGAAGGCAGCATCGACACCGATTGCGTGAAATCTCCCGGGATGTAAGGAGAGACCGGGGATAGATAGGCAACGCCGTAACATTCCAACGAAGCGAGATGGACGAGCAGCACAAATAATCCGATCATGAAACCGTACAGGCCAAGAGTGGTGGAAAAGAGGAGCAAGAAAATGCGAACTTGGGACGTTACCCCGCTCAGCACCGTATTCACCAGAATGTAACTGGAGATGACCGATATCGCCACCGTGACGATAATGGTGGGGGAAGTAATTCCGGCGCGGATCGCGGCATCCCCGATAATCAGCCCCCCGACGACGCTGACCGTTTGCCCAAGGGCTCTGGGGAGCCTTCGGCCGGCTTCATTGAACAGTTCGAACATAAATATCATCAAAAATGCCTCCAGCGTGACGGGCAAGGGCAGGCCCATCCGCGTACCCGCGATGGTTGCCAGCAGCGGCAGGGGAACCTGCTCCAGATTAAAGCTGGTCAGCCCGATATAAAACGACGGAAAAAAACAGGCAATCAGCAGTCCGGCGATCCGCAAAATCCGCTCAAACGTCACGATAAAAAAAGGAGTGCTCTCATCCTCAGGGGATTTAAGCTGGTTAAAGAGAGTGGTCGGTGCAATGGTGGCGACCGGGGAGCCATCGAACATTACAGCAAACCGGCCGTTGAGCAGCGAGCTGACCACGTAATCGGGCCGCTCCGTGCTGTCCGTCAGCGGAAAGATGGTTTTCACGCCTCCCATCACCCCCCTCTCGATGACAGACGTGCCCATGAGGCCGTCAATCTTGATATGGTTTACGTTTCGCCGGGCCTCTTCCAAAATATCCGGATTGATGACGTCCTTAATGTACAGCAGGGCCACGGAGGTCTGGGTACGATCCCCTTGAACGAATTTTTCGTAACACATGGAGTCGCTTTTTAACCGTTTGCGGATGAGCGCGATATTTGTGCTGAGTTCCTCCGTAAAACCGTCCCGGGGACCTTTCACGGAGGATTCAATGGCCGATTCTTCGGGTGAGCGCCCCGGCACGGAAGCGATATCGAGACTGTATGCCGGTTGGCCGGAACCAAAGATCAGCAGTAACTGTCCGCTGAAGATGAGCCGGTTCATGTCCGGAATATTCCCGATATGGGCAATAGGGGTTAGAGCAAGTCCCAATTCAGTGGGCAGCGCCTTGCCGCTTTCCTGTGAAACATGCTCGATTCGTGGAACCACATACTGATTGATCTGTTTGAGGTCCGTCAGCCCTTCGCAATACACGAGGATCACGGGCCATTCAGGATGGAGTTCTCCCGAAGGATACCCTTGAACCACGACGTCCGCGCAGGCACGGAACGTTTCTTTCAGGGAACTGAGCAGGGATTCATGCGATTCAGCTTTTATCGTTTTCTGTTTCTGCTCCATGATGTTTCCTCCTTTGGGAACGTGAGCTGAACCAGGCAGTGATTGTGGCAAGAATGGCGAGGGTTCCGAGATACAGCATATTGGCAGGGAAAATATAATGAACGAGCCAGGACTCAAACGTGATGTCATTAAAGGGAATCAGCATGCTCATAAACATCAGGATCGTTAACGTGCTGATCAAGGCCACCTTTTTTCGAACGCTATTAATATGCCATATCTCCACCACGATATACATGGCGAGGGAGATTCGGGTAAAAGCTCCTGCGAGCCATTGGTAGATGGAGAAAAAATCGGTTTGGGCAATGTACTTTCCTAATGACGCGATTCTCCATTCTTCAAATGCCGGGTACCGCATCCGCGCAGCCTCAAAGGGGTCGAATTCGACGATAGCCCCGATCAGGGGGCCCAGCGTCAAACCTACCATGATGCAGGCCAGCAAGAGGTATTGCCACACTCGAATCCGCGATTTCAGATGCGGCTGGATGTACCAAATGAAGAGCAGTTCGAACAGACCCGCCAGACTATAGAGGGATCCTTTCAAAATAGGGGGCCATCCGTTCTCCAACAAGGGGAGCAGACGAGAATAGTCTTTGTATTGCATATTGACGATGGACACATAAAAACCGAGCAATACAACAAGCGGCAGCAGAAGGCCTGCCGTAAAGGCCATCGCGCGCATGCCTTTATAAGCGGTATACCCGCATGCTGCCATCAAGGCGATGCTTGTGGCGATTACGGGAGTGTCCTGCAAATAGTTGGTTTTGGCCCAGGTCGTTGTGTCATGAAGCGTGAAATAGATCACCGAGAGGAAAAACAGGCTATTGGTGATCTTCAATAGCAGGCCGACCGGTCTCCCGAGCCGGTCCGTAAACCATTCATGCAGCGTCTGATGCTGAAGATGGCGGGAGACGTAGGCCAACATAAGGACGAATAGCAAAAAAGGGCCTGCAGACACAAGCACTGATATCCATGCATCCCGCTTGGCTGCCGCCAGCAG contains the following coding sequences:
- a CDS encoding sugar ABC transporter permease, with product MKRYTSLRNNLTGYAFISPFIIGFLGFTLIPMFVSLYMSFTSYNLFTSPRWIGMDNFTKMFFDDPKYWNSVKVTFLYVFIGVPLRLIFALFVAMILNTGSRMVGTYRTLYYLPSIIGGSVAVSIMWRNIYSNEGVINSALTAIGIGPISWFGDPNAALVMLISLSVWQFGSSMLIFLAGLKNISPEMYEAASVDGANPVRKFFRITLPLLSPIILFNMIMQTISAFMTFVPAYIISKGEGGPMDGTMLYSLYLFRQAFMFNNMGYASAMAWMMLLMIGVLTAILFITSKYWVFYETEGGKK
- a CDS encoding carbohydrate ABC transporter permease; its protein translation is MVWRKVKWPVYHVFVAALALLMLYPVLWMLFSSFKESRTIFVTAESLFPTEWIWSNYADGWKGTAGRPFMHYITNSLVIVVISTIGAVLSSSLIAFGFARLNFRGRGFWFGIMMLTLMLPHDVVLVPQYIIFTKLGWLNTILPIVVPTFFGMPFFIFLMVQFIRTIPKELDEAATIDGCGKFRLYLQIIMPLIKSSLATAAIFSFYWRWEDLLGPVLYLNSPDKYTVSMALKMFLDSESASNWGAMFAMSIVSLVPVVAVFFIFQKQIVQGMSTSGLKG
- a CDS encoding rhamnogalacturonan acetylesterase, whose product is MATAAEGDSGRSASWKFNFGPGAGVNGYVNVRADALYSEKVGYGFEPGSLVYEKRRVLENGIGTGGGQGTAGQQAELRSSFCIPLKASFLVDVPDGTYQVLLLTGDAATETMTRVKAGEGRLMLPTVRTLPGQCQELRFSVVVRGGQLRLSFSGPAPRLNALEITRADQTMTVFLAGDSTVTDQQESGYPYCGWGQLLPAQFKHDVAVDNHAHSGRSSRSFIDEGRLDAILEKIKPSDFLFIQFGHNDEKPDPARGTEPFTTYKQYLKKYIDAAHEAHAIPVLITPVHRRYFGEDGKLTDTHGDYIVAVRELAAEENVPLIDLAERSRILFEQAGVEGSKEDFMWVLPGEYLNFPGGVEDNTHFQERGAHRLAQQVAEAIRELRLQPLQMYLR
- a CDS encoding sensory rhodopsin transducer; translated protein: MTDHAETAVHDAKGHVFWVIPDGYIPPESSGSLESHESICVLNTGIQDAELEITIFFEDREPLEHIKAVVPGRRTKHIRTASLQANDQTIPAGVPYAITVSSNVPIIVQYSRLDTTQSELALMSVVAFPIA
- a CDS encoding Ger(x)C family spore germination protein — protein: MMQPQLRFINRFEPLKSKVLVLVLLCAAVLPLSGCWDSKEVQSINFITALGIDYAEDHYIAYAQVIDFSSIAKQEGPSQREDSEIWIGQGKGTTLNMAINDLYRSSQQQTLWTHVKAIVLSENALNSKLTDIFDTLLHSGQLRYTPWIYGTKEEINKVLSPSALLNQSMQTIELFEPMKLYKQYSSFEPIRLHQLLDGFREPASTILVPSITSVNTTWVQGERKPPLIQTDGFYVVSGGHNQGRIEEQHAFGARYVKYGKVYQYPLYVYAEDKKVPLLSLSLRDPRTIVKAVPEGNGIRFDLTTLVNGSIIEDHGKPSSVREMERLAAQQIQKDIRHTFKIAQSRRVDAYGLAEHLYRHNPELWKKHARNRANPVTDFKLGKVEVQVNIMNASTYKYNSS
- a CDS encoding spore germination protein — encoded protein: MEQKQKTIKAESHESLLSSLKETFRACADVVVQGYPSGELHPEWPVILVYCEGLTDLKQINQYVVPRIEHVSQESGKALPTELGLALTPIAHIGNIPDMNRLIFSGQLLLIFGSGQPAYSLDIASVPGRSPEESAIESSVKGPRDGFTEELSTNIALIRKRLKSDSMCYEKFVQGDRTQTSVALLYIKDVINPDILEEARRNVNHIKIDGLMGTSVIERGVMGGVKTIFPLTDSTERPDYVVSSLLNGRFAVMFDGSPVATIAPTTLFNQLKSPEDESTPFFIVTFERILRIAGLLIACFFPSFYIGLTSFNLEQVPLPLLATIAGTRMGLPLPVTLEAFLMIFMFELFNEAGRRLPRALGQTVSVVGGLIIGDAAIRAGITSPTIIVTVAISVISSYILVNTVLSGVTSQVRIFLLLFSTTLGLYGFMIGLFVLLVHLASLECYGVAYLSPVSPYIPGDFTQSVSMLPSKDRVNRPAALRTQDSTRTGEDSS
- a CDS encoding endospore germination permease; the encoded protein is MKPMKPSFLQAMMLIMLSVGLISHVLIIPALLAAAKRDAWISVLVSAGPFLLFVLMLAYVSRHLQHQTLHEWFTDRLGRPVGLLLKITNSLFFLSVIYFTLHDTTTWAKTNYLQDTPVIATSIALMAACGYTAYKGMRAMAFTAGLLLPLVVLLGFYVSIVNMQYKDYSRLLPLLENGWPPILKGSLYSLAGLFELLFIWYIQPHLKSRIRVWQYLLLACIMVGLTLGPLIGAIVEFDPFEAARMRYPAFEEWRIASLGKYIAQTDFFSIYQWLAGAFTRISLAMYIVVEIWHINSVRKKVALISTLTILMFMSMLIPFNDITFESWLVHYIFPANMLYLGTLAILATITAWFSSRSQRRKHHGAETENDKS